In the genome of Primulina tabacum isolate GXHZ01 chromosome 13, ASM2559414v2, whole genome shotgun sequence, the window gaaatttaGATGCTATCTCCTGCCTATATCGATTGGCAGGATTTGCCCACATGGGCAGATTTTGGGCAGATTTTCCAGCGTTGATGCCAACATCCACTGAACCTTAAGTTCTGGCCTACCTATGTTTGTGTTTAGACCCAAGAAGATTGTGTGCGCTTTTGCCCAAAAATGAGTAAATAAAGCCTGAAAACAGAAAGGTTGCTATTTTCTCCAATCAATTTCTCGTCGAGTGAGTGGACTAGGAACTAGAATGGGAACGAGTAGCGATTTGTCattaaatggaaaaaaaattcattccACCGAAAAACTTCCGGTCACTCAAAAAACTCCACACTCCAGTCAAATTTCGCGAACAAGAAAACACGTGTTGCACCAGcttcaaaataaataataaatggcACCCATGGTAAATGACACTAAGTAAGTCGTATATCCAGCAAAAGTTTACAAAACATCAcaaaaatcatcaaattcaAGCCCACTTGGCCAAAAGAGACATAGCCCCAGCACCCAAAAGAAGAGACACGTTTGCCCCTAATTGAAGCTTCCCACGGGCTTGCAATTTAGGACTCATAAAATCAGGACTCGGGAAGATCACTTTCTAAATTGAAAACTTAGTTAAATATTATCTAAATTTGCAATTTTATGTAGAAATAAGTGGTACGTAGCAATACCTTACAGAAAGAGAAGAGGTGTCCGAGtaaatttcatttcatttcCATTAAAATCGCAACAATCtctattcaaaaataaaaaggaaaagaaaaaaatcgtAACAATCAAATATACCTGGGATATCACTCGATGACGGAGGAGCTCCGTTTCACCGGAAGCCGCCTCCGACGAAACAGATCCATGTGCATGATCGTGCGTGGCGTGAGCATGCACCGGGACCACCCCTTCCTCCTCATTCCCGACTTGCGCCGCCGCCTTTACGACCGACCTGCGCCTGTAATACGATGTGGCGTACGTATCCACCATCAAAGTCCCAATAGCAGAAACCATCGCGATGAAACCCGTGAAGGGGAAATCCCCCCACGGGCTGGCGCTGATACACGGAGAAGTCAGGTTCTCGAACGCGTCCGGCAGAACATGTATGAAGCCCGTCGATAGAATCACTCCTGGCGGTGAAAGCTTTGACTATGAAGAAGAAGCTCCGATCAGGGCTCAACGCTGGCACCGCTTTTCCAAGAACCGGGAGGCATACCCCGATCGCACTGGCCACTAAGATGGACGTGATTGCTGCTAATTTGTATTTCAATGCCTTAGATTTGTTTCGATCTTCTTCATCAGCCTCGCACGTACATTCTGCCATAATAACTGCAGGCAGCAGCGCCATCATGGCAAAGAAAAGGGTCCTCATTTCTGCAGAAagggaagaagaaaaagaacagGAATGGTGGGCTGTGGAAGAAGATTGCCAAGGACTTTTATGTCTAAACTTTGGCCTCGACTTGTTTTAAAGAATATGAAAGCGAAGACCTTTTAAAAGATTGTGACGCACTTCCTTAAATTTACAAAacatttaagttattttatgACTCGTAAGATAATATGAGAAGATAAATTTAAAACGCTAAATCTTTGTAGAATTTGAGTTAGCTGGAAGTGTAATCAACTAGTGTCTTTATCTTTGACACCATCTTTGTAGAATTTGAGTTGCTTTATGACTCGTAAGATAATACAAAATGAGAAGGATAAATTTATAACGCTAAATCTTTGTAGAATTTGAGTTAGCTGGAAGTGTAATCAACTAGTGTCTTTATCTTTAACACCATCTTTGTAGAATTTGAGTTGCTTTATGACTCGTAAGATAATACAAAATGAGAAGGATAAATTTATAACGCTAAATCTTTGTAGAATTTGAGTTAACTGGACGTGTAATCAACTAGTGTCTTTATATTTAACACCATCTTTGTAGAATTTGAGTTGATTTATGACTCGTAAGATAATACAAAATGAGAAGGGTATCAACTAGTGTCTTTATATTTAACACCATCTTTGTAAAATTTGAGTTGATTTATGACTCGTAAGATAATACAAAATGAGAAGGATAAATTTATAACGCTAAATCTCTGTAGAATTTGAGTTAATTGGATGTGTAATCAACTAGTGTCTTTATCTTTAACACCATTTTTGTAGAATTTGAGTTAACTGGACGTGTAATCAACTAGTGTCTTTATATTTAACACCATCTTTGTAGAATTTGAGTTGATTTATGACTCGTAAGATAATACAAAATGAGAAGGGTATCAACTAGTGTCTTTATATTTAACACCATCTTTGTAAAATTTGAGTTGATTTATGACTCGTAAGATAATACAAAATGAGAAGGATAAATTTATAACGCTAAATCTCTGTAGAATTTGAGTTAATTGGATGTGTAATCAACTAGTGTCTTTATCTTTAACACCATTTTTGTAGAATTTGAGTTAACTGGACGTGTAATCAactaatatttttatctttAACACCAAACGACGCATAACATCATACATGATATATGTCtatgtaattcattcataaaataaaaaatgtaacaGTCAATGTTATATTATCCACCAAGCAGAAGTTGCCCAATTCAAAGCACGTCAATTACATGGACAAAAGTCCAAAACACACAACCACCATtacattaaatatatatatataatagaatTAGAATATGACATAACAAGGATGGGATGGGATGGGATGGGATGGGATGGCGTTACATGAACTTATTCATACAAAAGAGACTTTGAACGGGTTGGGCTTCTCCGTCTGCCTTCCTCCCCACTtccatcttcttcttcttcagtaTCCAGCAGGGAATTCACATTTACCACTCTACAACCACATAACTAAAATTAATTGCGAATAACAGAGTGcctgatttttcttttttttttttgttttgttttgatgaATTAAATATAATGACGGTTGATGCCCCAGGATGACCCGGGACATGGATAATGCCCGGGACGTCCCGGGCCATGGATAAGGCCCGGGTCGGGTCGCGAAAGTGGGCAGTGTCCAGATCAGGGAGGAACGGTTATTCGGAAGATGTAGAAAAATCGGAGGGAAGTTCATTAAACGGGCCGAGCCATCAGGGTACTCGAAGTATAATGTCCCCGGGACGTGAAATGCCCGGGCCCTCATGTGATGTTTCGGGAGGTATTAATAGCCAGGCTACCTCGATATAAGCAAAGCATTTAATCGCCCCGACTTGGTAGAGTATGCGcagccgacctatctctgacactAGTATAAGTGATTGATAAGAATTAGATAGGCTGGATGCAATTAATGCGAGATTTGATATGTCAGAATAATATGGTACAATCAGCCACCCTACTATAATTAATGAACAGCACAagaaacgaggtcatcattacatctcctactataaataccaggttctttATTTGCATTTACTCTCGATTCAGATATCAACCCTAATATTGACTGCTCTCATTTATTGTTCATTTATCCCCCACCCTCCACACTAATTTTACAACTATCACTCGGTTACATTGGTTTCTTGCTTGAGTTctctgctgacttaagcatcggagtggtcacgccggacacccctccgacgCCTATTCATGCGGTTACTTTATTGGTTGCAGATTCTCATTCATTCAAGGAAGGAGGAGCTTTTCATCCAAATATTCAACTCATATTTCCTTCGATATCTTGATAGCAAGCCCGGCAGAGTACCCGACCCGACTCATCCATTTCGCTCGGGTTGCATCATTGGCACCGTCTGTGGAAAATTTGAGTTTTAaggcgttgatatggctcctacTAGGAGAGCAAATCAAGACACTTCCCGGATTCAAGAAGAGAACAATCCTCGTCTCTCCGATGTGGGTGGTCAGCCACCCAATGGCCCCCAGCCCACCATTCACTTAACACCTGAAGAGTTGACCAAAATTGTGGCTGATGCTGTTAAAACAGCCATGGCAAAGAAAACTACTACTCATCATTCTAGTCACCCCGAGCAACAACGTGAGCAACCACATGAAGAAGAGAGAAGAGAGGAGGAAAGGGAGTCAAGCGCATGTTCTAAATCTCCCACTGTAGCAGAGGAGTTGGAGGAACTGCGAAAGAAAGTGAGATTGTTGGAAGGGCAGATTGTTTCTAAGAACAATGCTCAAGCTATAAAGGGTTGTCCATTTTCTGACATCATTGTCCGGGAACCATTGCCCGGGCACTTCAAATCAGCTAAGATCAAAGACTATGACGGGAGTTCTGACCCCGAGGAGCATCTTGCTCGCTTCAAGAATATGGCCATGTTACATTGCTATGGAGACCAGATCAAGTGCAAGGTGTTTTCGACTACCCTGGTCGACTCTGCACAAAGATGGTTCGAAGGGTTGGCACCGCAGAGCATTCATTGCTTTGAAGACTTCCAAAAAGTTTTCTTGCATCAATTTAGCAGCAGCAAGAAATACAAGAAAACTGCCTTCAGTCTATTTGAAGTAAGGCAGGTTCAAGACAAAACTCTGAGAGCTTATATCAAGCGATTCAATCGGGTAGCTTTGCAGGTTCCCGCATGTGCTCCAGAGACAAAAGTCACAGCTTTTATGCAAGGATTGTGGGAAGGAGATTTTTTCCGATCCTTGACCAAGAAATTGCCCGGGGACTTTGAAGATCTCTTGTCCCGGGCAGAGAAATATATTAACATGGAAGAAGCGCAGAACCAAAAGAGAGAAGCTTTGAAGAGGGCTAGAGGAGATCGGGTGGTCGAACCCGAGGAGAGAGCTCACAAGAAAAGTGGTCCGGGGCATTTTTATCACATCCCTCTGAGAATTGCCCGGGACCGGGAAATCCAAGAGTGTAGTGCGGACATGACTCCCCATCCGAATTCAACAGCCCGATCATCCAGACCAGAGAATAAAGGGTTTTGCACCCTTCACAAAGAATGTTCTTACAACACTAATGAATGTCGGACTTTGAGGAAAGAATTCAATAGGCGCTCTGAGCCAGAACCTAGTCCTTCTCGGGGTAAGCCCAGATCACCACCCTGGTTATCTCGGCGACCCGGGCCCAATGCTCCCAGAAGATCAATAGACATCCCGAGTGGAAGTAGAAGAGCGGAGGGAACTTCTAGGGAGAAGAAAAGTACACAACCAGAGAAAAGAGACCCTTCCCCGAGTAGAGGAGCAATAAAAATGATTTCAGGAGGGTCTACTGATGGTGATTCCAACCGAGCCAGGAAGGCGAGAAGCAGAAAGGAGTGCCTAGAGATTGATGGGAGAAGGAGAGACGAGCCAGTTATAAGTTTCGGACCAGAAGATCTCAG includes:
- the LOC142522092 gene encoding uncharacterized protein LOC142522092: MAPTRRANQDTSRIQEENNPRLSDVGGQPPNGPQPTIHLTPEELTKIVADAVKTAMAKKTTTHHSSHPEQQREQPHEEERREEERESSACSKSPTVAEELEELRKKVRLLEGQIVSKNNAQAIKGCPFSDIIVREPLPGHFKSAKIKDYDGSSDPEEHLARFKNMAMLHCYGDQIKCKVFSTTLVDSAQRWFEGLAPQSIHCFEDFQKVFLHQFSSSKKYKKTAFSLFEVRQVQDKTLRAYIKRFNRVALQVPACAPETKVTAFMQGLWEGDFFRSLTKKLPGDFEDLLSRAEKYINMEEAQNQKREALKRARGDRVVEPEERAHKKSGPGHFYHIPLRIARDREIQECSADMTPHPNSTARSSRPENKGFCTLHKECSYNTNECRTLRKEFNRRSEPEPSPSRGKPRSPPWLSRRPGPNAPRRSIDIPSGSRRAEGTSREKKSTQPEKRDPSPSRGAIKMISGGSTDGDSNRARKARSRKECLEIDGRRRDEPVISFGPEDLRGVSLPHNDALVIQARVANYDVLRVFVDNGSSVNVIFKEALVQMDLHEYQLEAVETALFGFAGHAVYPEGEITLPLTLGIGDLRKTVMTVFTVVDALSSYNIILGRPAMNEMRAVASTYHQKIKFPVQGQVGEVKGDQPSSQRCYGETVRVDQKKAKMGGKGKESQEEVARERGTFFCERRARGGGN